The following proteins come from a genomic window of Pirellula staleyi DSM 6068:
- a CDS encoding SHOCT domain-containing protein, with protein MNLVGELEKLSALHAAGALSAEEFVAAKQKLLASDASEVHYIADDAGEIKGSSAVEFVGEASRPSYAVLGETGRESSRLSRLEARQEIVNLDQKWMIDRESYMVTGRHGSRYIPTAGGSLVTGFVTTAFGIFWTIMAGSMITMGGGLHGPFPIVALFPLFGVIFTIGGIGMAIYNMSKASAYQEAEASYRARRAELEREAERT; from the coding sequence ATGAACCTCGTTGGCGAACTTGAAAAACTGAGCGCGCTGCATGCTGCTGGTGCGTTATCGGCCGAAGAGTTCGTCGCTGCTAAGCAAAAGCTGCTGGCAAGTGACGCTTCCGAGGTGCATTACATCGCCGACGATGCGGGGGAGATCAAAGGCTCGTCGGCCGTGGAATTTGTGGGTGAAGCGAGCCGCCCCAGCTATGCTGTCTTAGGTGAAACTGGTCGCGAAAGCTCGCGACTCTCGCGGCTGGAAGCTCGTCAGGAGATTGTCAATCTCGATCAAAAGTGGATGATCGATCGCGAAAGCTATATGGTCACAGGTCGGCATGGATCGCGCTATATTCCGACCGCAGGGGGAAGCTTAGTGACAGGCTTCGTGACCACCGCGTTCGGAATATTTTGGACGATCATGGCCGGTTCAATGATCACGATGGGAGGTGGCCTGCATGGCCCGTTTCCTATCGTGGCGCTCTTCCCACTCTTCGGTGTCATCTTCACCATAGGTGGCATTGGAATGGCGATTTACAACATGAGTAAAGCCTCGGCCTACCAAGAGGCTGAAGCGAGCTATCGTGCTCGGCGGGCGGAACTCGAGCGTGAAGCGGAACGCACTTAA
- a CDS encoding SHOCT domain-containing protein, which translates to MNLVGELEKLSALHAAGALSAEEFAAAKQKLLASDTSGIHFISDDVGLLETLQERVEAIESRQATIQLDRCWDVESRRYQIVGKHGVRSVPTVIDSLILGIGVCGIGGLTMLSLWFLPPLRDPGGPLLFVFGLVTVAAGLGCSYYWYVTARNFKRAEKRYRDRRRELSNASAPEEWLAQQRIK; encoded by the coding sequence GAAAAACTGAGCGCGCTGCATGCTGCTGGTGCGCTATCGGCCGAAGAGTTCGCTGCTGCCAAGCAAAAGCTGCTGGCAAGTGACACGTCTGGCATCCATTTCATTTCGGACGACGTGGGGCTTCTAGAAACACTTCAGGAGCGCGTCGAGGCCATTGAGTCGCGGCAAGCGACTATTCAGCTTGACCGATGCTGGGATGTCGAAAGCCGGCGCTATCAAATCGTCGGTAAGCATGGCGTTCGCAGTGTTCCGACTGTGATAGATAGCCTGATACTGGGGATTGGCGTGTGTGGTATTGGAGGGCTGACCATGCTTTCCTTGTGGTTTCTTCCACCCCTTCGTGATCCCGGCGGTCCTTTACTGTTTGTTTTTGGACTGGTAACGGTCGCTGCTGGGCTCGGCTGCTCTTACTACTGGTATGTCACGGCCCGAAATTTTAAGCGTGCCGAAAAACGTTACCGTGACAGACGCCGCGAACTCAGTAATGCTTCCGCACCTGAGGAGTGGCTTGCCCAGCAACGGATCAAATAA